One Marmota flaviventris isolate mMarFla1 chromosome 17, mMarFla1.hap1, whole genome shotgun sequence genomic window, TCCTGAGCATGTTCGTGTTTCTCCAAGCACAAGGATGGTGGGGTGGACCAGACCTGGGATGTGGATGGCAGAGGGAACATGGTGCTTTCCTAGGGTGCTGAGGCAGTGATGTGTTCTGCTGCACCCTAGGGTGGGGCGTGGCCCTCTCTCAGGTCACTTGTGTGATGTTAGGCAGATGCCCTGAGATGCTGGATTGTCAGTCTGCAATAAGATGAGCAGGACCTCAGAGGCTCTGGAGAAGGTGAAGCACAGTCAGCAATCCCTGGATGCTGCTGGCTTGTAATGATGGCTGGGTGTTTTTCTACCAGTACTGTTAACAGTCCCCCAAGTTGAGCAGGCACCAGGCTGTTCCCATGAAACTTAAGCAATTGCTTAGAGAAGACTAAAAGTGAGTAGGCAAGACAGGCCCCCTGTGTGCTGCACACTACGTTCCCTGGTCCCTCTGGTGTCCTTGGGGGTTGTTACATGAGGCTCCAAGACAGTGGCAGAGATTGTCCCAGTGTGCCTCCCGCCCCTCActgcctcctctctccctccatcttgTCAGCAAATGCTGTCCAGGTCTTTACACCGACTGATGGACTCCAGTCCTTGATTCACCTTGTCCACAGAGGTAAACGGGGCAGCAACTCTGTTTCCTCCACCGCGCTCAGACTTCATCTGCCAGCAGGGTGGGATTTGACAGAGAGGAAATCTATATTCGTCTGTCCTCTGTCTTCTGCAGTATACTTCAGGTTTGTTGGATATTTATATTAAGCAACAAGTTCATTTGCAGTATTGCTTATTCCACGAGCATTTCAGAACTTTGGACTATGGGTGAGCTGAATGTAACAGTTAGTTTGGGGAATTATTACAAGATAATGAAATGTTCTTGAAACTTGTCATTGTTTTCCTGAAATGCCCCCATGCTAAAGTCTCCCCAGAATGAGGAGACGTTAGTTTCTCCATGTTGGTAAGGGCATCAAAATATAATACACACCATGTAGAAATTGAAAATTTGGGAAGGTTTAatctctttaattaaaaaatatggaagaagcCATTATTGATTTCCTCAAGAAAGGCCAGGTATATTTTATGTCCACTGCTGTTCCTAATTTTGTTTGTCACTATTTAAAAATCCCACCTCAAATCTCATTTAGGTGTTTTCCCTGCTTGGACTGATAGTGACCTCCTGAAGTGCAGGCCAGGTTTACAAGCCCTTGGTCTCCATCCAGCATCTACACGGAGGCAGCTGAGCATCAAGACAGAGTGGACAACAGTGAGCTGTCCCTGAGGCTTCCCCATTGTTCTGCTAACTCTCTATTTCTCAGTTTCCATGATAATTGATTGTGGCAGTCGATAAAGCACATGATGTTGGAAAACAGTCAAAGCTTTTCTGATGAATAACCTCTAAATTCTATCCTTGTCCACCTGAGATTAAGTGCAAGTGGCAGAGCTTTAAGATGAACTTGGAGGAGTCTAGGCTATGCTGAAAAGAGATGAGTTTTTCCAGGAACCTGTGCTTAGCCAGGGTCTCACAATAAATATCTCAGACAGTTGTTTATATGTTCATGTGAGTATgttcataaaaatgtataaagtttATATAAGGTTATACAATATAAGTTTTCATATGACATACAGAAATTTTCAAATCCATTTTTAATAAGCTGTATGCTTCATTTATTTGTGGATCATTTTCTTTCCTACTTTAAATACTAAATTCTTAAAGGTACAAGTAGGTACTAAAATCGGGAAACTGAATTAGTGTATCTCACAATACCATAATGTTAACAGCCATCTTCAGGATAGCTTCATCAGAACGATTAGTatacacattaatattttaacagGATTGtgcctttgttctttttcaagtgGTAGTATTCTAAGAATTTTCACTGCTTTAATCTTCACCAAATGCAAAGCCAAATATTATTCTTGTGCTCCTTTTAGACAGAGTGGACAGAGGATCAGAGGGTCCAGGGAAGCTGGACCCAGGTTGGATCCAGCTAGAGTCTGGGCCCCTCACCACACGCCCTTTGGAGGTCTAAGAACCTCAGGGTCCTTCCCAAGGGAAGTAAGGCTTACTGCATACAGCCATGGGACCCTGAAGCGTGGCCCAATCCTGTGAGAAGAGGAGCCTCGAATGTTTGAAATAGATTTCCCCGAAATCATGTTTCCattactttctaaatatttcttatatgaaataTGCCTCTAACAGTTTTTAATGTAGTAGTTGGATCCTTAAACTGGGTGGTTTGGACATACTTTGCCCTTCAATAACAAGAACCCTTGGAATAATGACCTCACTTTCTGTCTTACACTATTTGTGTCATATGGGGCACAAATTTCTAATACTTGTTGATAACGATTACTACCATTAAGAAGTCATTGACCCTGAACTGTGGCAATCTCATGATTTACCAATCCCTTTAATACTTGTTTTACAATTTGTTGAATCATAGGTCATTTCACCTCCTGGGATCTGCAGCCCCTGGAACATCCTCTGGTTGGCACAATCAGGCTGGTGCACACACGTGTGCCTGCTCACTAGGCATTCATTTCAGCCTTCTCCACGACATTACCCAAGCTTTTTTGGTGGTCCAGGTGGAACCTCATGGACATCACCACCTGGATGAACAATCACACAGGGTGGACAGATTTCATTCTGGTGGGACTCTTCAGTCAATCCCAACATCCATCTCTGCTTTGTGTGGCCATCTTTGTGGTTTTCTTGATGGCCTTGTCCGGAAATGCTCTCCTAATCCTCCTGATACACTCCAATGTCCAGCTCCACACTCCCATGTACTTCTTCATCAGCCAGCTGTCCCTCGTGGACATGATGTACATCTCCATCACTGTGCCCAAGGTGCTCCTGGACCAGATGCTGGATGTGAGTACCATCTCAGTCCCTGAATGTGGGATACAGATGTTCCTCTATGTGACACTAGGAGGCTCAGAACATTTCCTTCTGGCAGctatggcctatgaccgctacaTGGCCATCTGCCATCCGCTTCGTTACCCTATGCTCATGAACCACAGGGTGTGTCTCCTCCTGGTATCTGGCTGCTGGTTCCTAGGATCAGTGGATGGCTTCATGCTGACTTCTATCACCATGACCTTCCCATTCTGCAAATCCCGGAAGATCCatcacttcttctgtgaagtccctGCCGTGATGAAGCTCTCCTGCTCAGACACCTCGCTCTATGAGACACTCATGTACCTGTGCTGTGTTCTTATGCTCCTCATCCCTGTGACAGTCATTTCAGTATCTTATTCCTGCATCCTCCTCACCATCCACAGGATGAACTCTGCAGAGGGCAGGAGAAAGGCcctggccacctgctcctcacacaTGATGGTGGTCATGCTCTTCTATGGTGCTGCTGTCTACAACTATATGCTTCCCAGCTCCTACCACACCCCGCAGAAGGACATGGTGGTGTCCGTCTTTTACACCATACTCACACCTGTGCTGAACCCCTTAATCTACAGTTTTAGGAACAAAGATGTTACTGGGGCTCTGAGAAAAATGTTGAGTGTGGAACCTTTTTTTCGGGAAACAGTAAAATAGGGAATTTTGGTACCAtggtttcttctccttctctccacaTCAGATGATCAAGATTTCCTCATCTCGACACTCTCTGGACTCCTACGTCATGGTGTCTCATTCATAAGCATCCTTTCAGGGATCAACTTCCTCTGTCCACTCCTTGTGCATTCAAAGTCCTTATGCAGCTCCCCTGGATCCATGTTATATTTCTAAGTGGACAATGACTTTCTGTTTCATATTATTAGGAAACACATAGTGGATATTTAGAGGAAGTGGTCATGATGTGCTCTACTTATAAGGTGGAGAGAGATAAGGGAAGCGATGAAGCAAAAGGGGGTTCTGTGTTAACATAGATGAGTCTAGATAAAGGCTGTGTgggaaataattctaaaattcatttgtgccaatttttataaacaatctcatttgtctgtttttgcttttgttgtttatgCTTTTGAGGTTCTACCCCccaaaaatattgcataaaataatgtcatgaagcatttttttcctgttttttaaacCTTTCATAGATTCAGATCTTGATTTATATCTTCACTCATTTAAAGATTTATATCTTCAATCATTTTGAGTactgtgagagataggggtctagtttcattaTTTTGTACATGCGCATTTCTAATTTCCCAGCA contains:
- the LOC139702361 gene encoding olfactory receptor 2T29-like, whose protein sequence is MDITTWMNNHTGWTDFILVGLFSQSQHPSLLCVAIFVVFLMALSGNALLILLIHSNVQLHTPMYFFISQLSLVDMMYISITVPKVLLDQMLDVSTISVPECGIQMFLYVTLGGSEHFLLAAMAYDRYMAICHPLRYPMLMNHRVCLLLVSGCWFLGSVDGFMLTSITMTFPFCKSRKIHHFFCEVPAVMKLSCSDTSLYETLMYLCCVLMLLIPVTVISVSYSCILLTIHRMNSAEGRRKALATCSSHMMVVMLFYGAAVYNYMLPSSYHTPQKDMVVSVFYTILTPVLNPLIYSFRNKDVTGALRKMLSVEPFFRETVK